One part of the Raphanus sativus cultivar WK10039 chromosome 7, ASM80110v3, whole genome shotgun sequence genome encodes these proteins:
- the LOC108816162 gene encoding uncharacterized protein LOC108816162, translated as MVSRQKGTLYSRKRDFTIYEEEFHNLFKKSKQEDPPQGKLQSTKFNEGPKSESMRSITLDFELHLNTSLPSDRQKPMEAEGYSRASEDHSTYPKDPVMVGRPKMSLDLELNLSPSYSPSITTTEIDESSDHQETASPPKGKKLTSPSMKTTTSGTRLNRSLSWLAFEGGDDDHKEQEMVTKVCMKCHMLVMLCTSTPVCPNCKFMHPHDHSSTKLFKPSNLLRLLC; from the exons ATGGTTTCTCGACAAAAAGGAACCCTCTACTCCAGAAAGAGGGATTTTACAATCTATGAGGAAGAGTTTCACAATTTATTCAAGAAGAGCAAACAAGAAGATCCACCACAGGGCAAACTTCAGAGCACTAAGTTCAATGAAGGACCAAAATCAGAGAGTATGAGATCAATTACCTTAGATTTTGAACTTCATCTCAACACCTCTCTACCTTCAGATCGGCAGAAACCTATGGAGGCTGAG GGATATTCGAGAGCATCTGAGGATCATAGTACATACCCCAAAGATCCGGTGATGGTCGGACGTCCTAAGATGAGCTTAGACCTTGAGTTGAACCTTTCACCTTCTTACTCACCTTCAATAACCACAACGGAGATAGATGAATCCTCAGATCACCAAGAGACCGCGTCACCACCAAAGGGTAAAAAATTGACAAGCCCGAGCATGAAGACAACAACAAGTGGGACAAGGTTAAACCGATCACTGTCTTGGCTTGCTTTTGAAGGCGGTGATGATGATCACAAGGAACAAGAGATGGTAACAAAAGTATGCATGAAATGCCACATGCTGGTTATGCTATGCACATCAACTCCTGTTTGTCCTAACTGCAAATTCATGCACCCACATGATCACAGCTCTACAAAACTGTTTAAACCATCAAATTTGCTGAGGCTTCTGTGCTAG
- the LOC108817936 gene encoding probable mitochondrial adenine nucleotide transporter BTL2, with the protein MSGLNILPHDPSSPSSSSSSDLSNESFFITGGGLFLEPPDLSSSFFHSISSKCLYSDSTNPLHFTRNQTRLRSDKNLLFLSLSLSKDEKTVSNGARRRISGTMNTRKHLWAGAVAAMVSKTFLAPLERLKLEYTVRGEQRSLLVVAKTIATTQGFRGFWKGNLLNVLRTAPFKAVNFCAYDMYRKQLLRLAGSDEATNFERFVAGAAAGITATVLCLPLDTIRTKLVARGGEALGGIGGAFKYMIQNEGLLSLYKGLVPSIASMALSGAVFYGVYDILKSSYLHTPEGRKRLKDMKQQGQELNALDKLELGPIRTLMYGAVAGACTEVATYPFEVVRRQLQMQIGRDKLNALAMGFNIIERGGVPALYAGLLPSLLQVLPSAAISYFVYECMKIVLKVE; encoded by the exons ATGTCAGGACTCAACATCTTACCTCACGATCCTTCCTCTCCTTCCAGCAGCTCCTCCAGCGACCTATCCAATGAATCTTTCTTCATCACAGGAGGAGGTTTGTTTCTCGAACCACCAGACCTCTCCTCTTCCTTCTTCCACTCCATCTCCTCCAAATGCCTCTACTCAGACTCCACCAATCCTCTGCATTTCACCCGAAACCAAACCCGTCTCCGCTCCGACAAGAACTTGCTGTTCCTGTCCCTAAGCTTGAGTAAAGACGAAAAAACAGTTTCCAACGGAGCGAGGAGGAGGATAAGCGGGACCATGAACACAAGGAAGCATCTCTGGGCTGGTGCTGTAGCTGCCATGGTTTCAAA AACTTTCTTAGCTCCACTAGAGAGACTGAAGCTTGAGTACACAGTCCGTGGCGAACAGAGGAGCTTGCTGGTCGTGGCTAAGACCATTGCCACCACGCAAGGCTTCAGAGGGTTCTGGAAAGGCAACTTGCTCAACGTTCTCCGGACCGCTCCTTTCAAAGCCGTCAACTTTTGCGCCTACGATATGTACAGAAAGCAGTTGCTTAGGCTCGCTGGGAGTGATGAAGCTACTAACTTCGAGAGGTTCGTCGCTGGTGCTGCTGCTGGGATCACTGCTACTGTTCTCTGCTTGCCACTTGACACC ATACGAACCAAACTAGTGGCTAGGGGAGGAGAAGCCTTGGGAGGGATCGGAGGAGCGTTCAAGTACATGATCCAGAACGAAGGTTTGTTGTCTCTCTACAAGGGTCTAGTCCCTTCAATAGCAAGCATGGCTCTGTCCGGTGCGGTTTTCTACGGGGTTTACGACATTCTTAAGTCGTCGTATCTGCACACACCGGAAGGCAGGAAGAGACTCAAAGACATGAAGCAGCAGGGGCAAGAACTCAATGCTCTGGACAAGCTTGAGTTAGGACCCATCAGGACTCTCATGTACGGTGCTGTAGCGGGTGCGTGTACTGAAGTGGCTACGTATCCTTTTGAAGTAGTGAGACGGCAGCTTCAGATGCAGATTGGTAGAGACAAGTTGAATGCTTTGGCTATGGGGTTTAATATCATTGAAAGAGGAGGGGTCCCAGCTTTATACGCTGGGCTTTTGCCTAGCTTGCTTCAG GTGTTGCCTTCTGCTGCAATAAGTTACTTTGTCTACGAGTGTATGAAGATAGTGCTTAAAGTAGAGTGA
- the LOC130497536 gene encoding uncharacterized protein LOC130497536: MASCFTFSGAIEKKYNSGFKKSGLQSVPIDVNDGTKVHFWVSKTRVESKPNLLLIHGLGPSAIWQWYRVARRLSPHFNLFIPDLVFFGGSYTTRPERTEVFQAETLMRALQKQSVKRFSLVGLSYGGFVGYRMAAMFGDAVERVVICCAAVCMEENDMGEASVFKVSDIDEASKILVPDSVEKLRELMGYIFYKPFLALAKLVPTYVLHDFIEHVLTRENMEEKREMIKNIPKDRIISEIPKLTQETLIIWGEHDNVFPVEMGKRLQHHLGKNGKFVVIKRTGHVFNFERPGKYAKLLKKFLLKT, translated from the exons ATGGCAAGTTGCTTCACATTCTCTGGAGCAATAGAAAAGAAATACAACTCCGGTTTCAAAAAATCCGGGTTACAGTCCGTACCCATCGACGTGAATGACGGAACTAAGGTCCATTTCTGGGTATCCAAGACCCGAGTGGAATCCAAACCCAACCTCCTCCTCATCCACGGGCTTGGACCTTCAGCCATCTGGCAATGGTACAGAGTCGCTCGACGTCTCTCTCCTCACTTCAACCTCTTCATCCCGGACCTAGTGTTCTTCGGCGGATCCTACACGACCCGACCCGAAAGAACTGAAGTTTTTCAGGCTGAGACTCTTATGCGGGCCTTACAGAAACAATCCGTGAAACGTTTCAGCCTCGTCGGTCTTAGCTACGGCGGCTTTGTGGGTTACAGAATGGCTGCGATGTTCGGAGACGCTGTGGAGCGGGTGGTGATTTGTTGCGCCGCCGTGTGTATGGAGGAGAATGATATGGGAGAAGCAAGCGTTTTTAAAGTGTCGGATATCGATGAAGCTTCGAAGATTCTTGTCCCGGACTCAGTGGAAAAGCTCCGGGAACTTATGGGTTACATCTTCTACAAACCGTTCCTTGCGCTTGCGAAACTGGTTCCTACGTACGTGCTGCATGATTTCATCGAACAT GTTTTGACCAGAGAAAATAtggaagaaaagagagaaatgaTCAAAAACATACCAAAAGACAGAATCATCTCAGAGATTCCAAAGCTCACACAG gaaacattgataatatgGGGGGAGCATGATAACGTTTTTCCAGTGGAGATGGGGAAGAGGCTTCAGCATCATTTAGGGAAGAATGGAAAATTTGTTGTCATCAAAAGAACTGGCCATGTCTTTAATTTTGAGAGACCtggaaaatatgcaaaactTCTCAAAAAGTTTCTTCTGAAGACTTAA
- the LOC108817314 gene encoding probable mitochondrial adenine nucleotide transporter BTL2 → MIQNEGLLSLYKGLVPSIASMALSGAVFYGVYDILKSSYLHTPEGRKRLKDMKQQGQELNALDKLELGPIRTLMYGAVAGACTEVATYPFEVVRRQLQMQIGRDKLNALAMGFNIIERGGVPALYAGLLPSLLQVLPSAAISYFVYECMKIVLKVE, encoded by the exons ATGATCCAGAACGAAGGTTTGTTGTCTCTCTACAAGGGTCTAGTCCCTTCAATAGCAAGCATGGCTCTGTCCGGTGCGGTTTTCTACGGGGTTTACGACATTCTTAAGTCGTCGTATCTGCACACACCGGAAGGCAGAAAGAGACTCAAAGACATGAAGCAGCAGGGGCAAGAACTCAATGCTCTGGACAAGCTTGAGTTAGGACCCATCAGGACTCTCATGTACGGTGCTGTAGCGGGTGCGTGTACTGAAGTGGCTACGTATCCTTTTGAAGTAGTGAGACGGCAGCTTCAGATGCAGATTGGTAGAGACAAGTTGAATGCTTTGGCTATGGGGTTTAATATCATTGAAAGAGGAGGGGTCCCAGCTTTATACGCTGGGCTTTTGCCTAGCTTGCTTCAG GTGTTGCCTTCTGCTGCAATAAGTTACTTTGTCTACGAGTGTATGAAGATAGTGCTTAAAGTAGAGTGA